A window of Dickeya zeae NCPPB 2538 contains these coding sequences:
- the rsmI gene encoding 16S rRNA (cytidine(1402)-2'-O)-methyltransferase, with translation MNQDQQAQISASTLYIVPTPIGNLADITQRALTVLQQVDLIAAEDTRHTGLLLQHFAINARLFALHDHNEQQKAEQLLDRLQQGMSIALVSDAGTPLINDPGYHLVRRCREAGVRVVPLPGPCAAITALSAAGLPSDRFCYEGFLPAKTKARKDTLRDLQEEARTLIFYESTHRLLDSLQDMVEVWGADRYVVLARELTKTWESLYGAPVGELLAWVREDENRRKGEMVLIVEGHQPDEDALPAAVLRTLQLLRAELPLKKAAALAAEIHGVKKNALYRYGLEQENGEGASEDDK, from the coding sequence ATGAATCAAGACCAACAAGCTCAGATTTCCGCCTCCACGCTGTACATTGTTCCCACGCCTATCGGCAATCTGGCGGATATCACGCAGCGAGCGTTGACGGTACTGCAACAGGTTGATCTTATTGCAGCAGAAGATACCCGGCATACTGGTTTATTGTTACAACATTTCGCCATTAATGCGCGCTTGTTCGCACTCCATGACCACAATGAGCAGCAAAAGGCAGAACAATTGCTGGACAGACTGCAGCAAGGCATGAGTATCGCACTGGTGTCGGATGCGGGTACACCGTTGATTAACGACCCCGGTTACCACTTGGTTCGTCGATGCCGTGAGGCTGGCGTGCGTGTCGTGCCGTTGCCGGGGCCGTGTGCAGCGATCACGGCGTTGTCTGCCGCTGGTTTGCCATCGGACCGTTTTTGTTATGAAGGTTTCCTGCCAGCAAAAACTAAAGCGCGTAAAGACACTTTGCGTGATTTGCAGGAAGAGGCGCGTACGCTGATTTTCTACGAATCAACCCACCGGCTGCTGGATAGCCTGCAGGATATGGTTGAGGTGTGGGGGGCGGATCGCTACGTGGTACTGGCTCGGGAACTGACCAAAACCTGGGAATCGCTGTACGGCGCGCCGGTGGGGGAATTGCTGGCCTGGGTACGGGAAGATGAGAACCGCCGTAAAGGCGAGATGGTCTTGATTGTGGAAGGGCATCAGCCTGATGAAGACGCGTTGCCTGCGGCGGTGTTGCGCACCCTGCAATTGTTGCGGGCAGAATTGCCGCTGAAAAAAGCGGCGGCGCTGGCGGCAGAGATTCACGGTGTGAAAAAGAACGCACTTTACCGTTATGGGTTGGAACAAGAAAACGGTGAAGGTGCATCGGAAGATGACAAGTAG